One Nicotiana tomentosiformis chromosome 1, ASM39032v3, whole genome shotgun sequence genomic window, atgtccttaacatttacactgcacatatgaagttaacgacatgatgtcctaaagtttaacaacgaagGGTGCAAATACAGGaaactttgtccttaatatttacacatcattcatgaagttaaggacactatatccttaatatttacacaatattCATAAaattaaggacattatgtccttaacattaaCACTGTacacatgaaattaaggacaccatgtccttaacatttacactgcacatattaAGTTAAAGACATGAGGtcttaaagtttaacaacagaatgtgcaaatacaagttaaggacattatgtccttaatatttacactgcacatatgaagttaaggacatgatgtcatAATATTTAATAgcggaaggtgcaaatacatgacactttgtccttaatatttacacagcattcATGAAGATTTCGTAACTAGGCAATGTAAAAAAACAAAATTGCAGATTTTAAGTATTAAAATGAATATTCCAATTGTAGCCATGAAAAAATTACCATCTTAACAAACCCCTGCCAGAAATGGAACCCTCATTTTAAGCCTAAAATTTCGCCATAACAATCTTTTTATTTTCAATCCCTATATCAACATGATGCATCCATTCCGAAAAATTCCTAAATATATGAAATTTAGTTAATGCTAACTATATCTATTTCATTAACTTATTCTTCTCtcttcaaaaaatattatttttaccttTTAGATAATCATCAAAAGTTAGAAGGAAAAAAACATAAAGGACTAGCTTTGCAGTAGCATAAATAAtacaatatataaattaaatataccaattttatatatatatatatatatatatatatatatatatatatatatatatatctcttcAAACCTACCAGAAAAAAATATTGTTGCGTTAATTATACAATCAATATAATTGCTATATACACATCATATAACATTTCATTGTAAAACTAATACACGAAATGTACCTATTATATACATATGTatataatattaaatattaaatatacgATATACAATGTATAATATACGTATAaacaatacacacacacacacacgcaggTTGTAtcatatatcatatatatatatatatatatatatatatatatatatatatatatatatatatatatatatatttcattaaACAATATAAATGACATTGATggaataaatatattatattaaaggTATATCttggagaaaaaataaaattatgtaGTATAAAATTAAACATTGAAAAAAATACAAGAAGTTCCAACGGCGGCTTCTTTTCAGTATCTTTAAGATATTTGGGTGAGTATTTATTTATGGAAGTGAAAAAAAGATTATGGAATGTGGATTGATTTAGATTGTATATGAGAGAATCATGAAAAGGGGACTTTTCCTTAGAGCACCTATTCGGAATCAAAATTCAAAGAAAATGGCAAGTTTAGATTAATGATGAGAGAGAATATTATAATAAATTAATGTGGTTCAATAATCCCTTGAATTGTGCTTagtattttcaaaattaaatgcCATGTAAAGAATCTTAAAAAATGCTTTAATTGTAAATGAATgtgctatttttaaaataaagcaAAAGTAATGTTATTTATTTAAAACTCTTTACAAAGGGACTAACAGTGTTAAAATCTCTTCTCCATTTGATATAGAAcagaatttaaaaaaatatactttAATGGGATTAAACAAAAacttgaaaaagaaaatgaaagtaCAAATTACTGTACAAAGGGAAAAGCAAAAAAGGATGAATGGAATTAAGTTGCACCAAAATTCATTAATTAGGGTGTTTTTTTTTTATCACCATTAAATTCCATAGGATAAACCAAATTAAACAGAAGAGAAACCTCAGGCCTCATTTCATTTTTCTCTGAGTAGAGTAAATCACAACAGTAAAAGTTACTTGTACAGTGTATTTACACCAATTCAATGAATATTGTTAACAcattcatcacaaatatgattATCATTAAATTATAGTTGATTAATACACATTTTCACTTCAATTTATAATATAGTTTAGTGGAAACGTTACATGTGGTTCCAATGGGAACATAGAAGGGATTAGATTCCCGAAAATGACTTCCATTTTCCACTAATTAGTAGACACGAGTTTCTTCGTTACAAAGCAAATGCACCTCCAATTTTCATTCCCTTTCGTCTTCTTTTCCTCTTCAAAGGCCGTCTAAGTTCTGGCTgatcacataataataataatttcaataaaCTTCACAAGAACTCAAAGCTGCGAAAATTGAAGGAatataaataaagataaaagaaagatTTTCTCAAATGGGTCTTGTCACTGTAACTCTTCAATGCATGGATTACCTAGCTTGGtaattctttcttctttctccATGCTTCTTGTTATTGCTTCAGAAATTGGAACTGAGCATACAAAATCCTATAAATTAAGTTGGAAATGAGAAGGGGATTTTTCAAGTACATTTTGCGTGTATAGTATACAAGTATGTATTTTGCATGTATTTTTGATTGCATACTCATAGTATTTACTTCGTCTTTTCCTGCTCGTTAATTTTTTGCAGGCCGATACTTGCTCTAGGATATCCTCTGTAAGACTGGAAACTCTTCATTACCACAattgatttttcttttcttctctcgaTATACCAATTTGCACAATACCAACAAATAAGTTAGATGTGCTCTTTTAGAAATGTTAACAAATTCTTTTGTGTGGTACTATTTCAGATACGTGTCTATTCGAACGATTGAAACTGGATCGAAGCATGACTTGAGGAAGCTAGTAACATATTGGATCATCTTTTCTTTTATTCATCTGCTCGCGCAAGTTTTTGAGAAACTGTACTATAAATCGTACTCTATATATTTCCGCAAAACATGTAACTATATATACAAGAATTTACATTTCATATACTGATGTTTCTGATCTACCATTGCAGGGTACCTCTGTGGTCATATATAAGATTAGTTGCTATCTTTTGGTTGGTGATACCTCAGTTTGATGGGGCATTCTACTTTTACCAAAATATTATTCTTCCATGTTTGCAAGTAAAACTACTTGATGTCAACCTATATACCATCACTGAATGGTTTAATGAGGTAAAGAAAGATTCAATTatcaagaaagagaagtttcTGTCTGTAGCAGAGAGGTCTTTTGAAGAGAATGAATCTGAACCTCAGGCAAAACTTACTGCAAGCAAAATTAGCAAGGTGATTTACCTTATATATATTGACATTATAAAGAATTCTTAAGAATTTGCGGATTTTGATTGTTGTAGTAGGTAACGTGCCTTGTTTTCCAGGTTACTAATTTCGCTTAGTTGATATGTTATCATTTAGGTGAGTTGATGGCGTAAATATCTTTTACACTCTTTAAGTGTATAGAAGTTATAAGCTAAGTGCCATTTAGCAAGAAATGTCGGTTCATTATCAAATTAGATAGTCACTTCCTCTAATATTCATGCCAGCTAGTTCTTTGAAAAGTGAGACTACCATTAACTTTCAGTTATAAGAAATTGGACTCTTtctctgtatatatatatatatccatcacCCATGAGCTGAATTAGCAACTTTCAACTTGTGTTTTAGTCAGTATGTAATTATGACGTAGCAGCTATGATTTTCTCTTTAGCAGTCCAAATACAACATTTTTGAATTTGCTTTAGTTAGACCATATATCATTCTCTCTTTGTAAAAGCGAATTTTTCTGCGTATACTTCCAATCCTGAAAATCCACAAAGTAATTATCGTATGGCCTATACAGCCAGAGTGCAACGGGGATGGCCTGGCTTTGGGAGAGATCGAAGTGATGGAGTGCATAGCAAAAGGTGATGCAGCTGAATTAAACCAGGTTATGTTTCTTAACCCTTTGAATAAGTAATTTCCATGtttgaaaccaaaaaaaaaaaaaaaaaaaaaaaggaagaagatagCGAGAAAGAGGAAACAGAAGTTCATTTAATTTCTTTGAAGCATGTTTGAAATATCTTTGCCACTGATTAAACATGTCCACTGCAAAATTGCAGGTTGGAAGTATGGTTGAAAATGTAGTTGAGATTGAGAAAAAAGCAGGTTCAGCTATAGAGGTCTATGAAGCAACCATTCGAGCAAGTGCTGAAGTGATCAAACTCCCCGAGACATGTTTTATACAAAAATTCCAGACAAGGTGGAGTTGTGCAATTTGTCAAGTGACAAACTCCTCAGAGCAGAATCTACAAGCCCATCTCCGTGGGAAAAGGCACAGGGCTGAGGCCAAGCTATGGTGTAATTTCTGTAGCTTGAGGTGCTCTGGAGAGATTGACATGATTGCACATCTTAAGGGGAGAAAGCACTTGGCAAAGCTTCAAGAATCTTTTGCTGCTGCTAATACAGGAGCTTCTTAGAGATATTTGGACCAAGCCATATCTATAGACGAATGAGTTATATATATTCACGGACAGTTTACCGACTATAGCTGGTTATTATCATACATTCAAGTTAGTTATCATAGCAGGTTTGCTAGCTTCAGCTATCTGAAAACTATTGAAATGTGCAACAGCCGCTACAAGTCTCAATGGCAAGTTTTGAAAGAGAATCATGTGGCTTGTTGAGAATTTCGAAGTGTTGAGAGTTATTTACAGAAAAGTAATAGGTAAACAGAAAGgcttttttccttttgtttttagATAACAGTGGTAGGGACATGTTGACTATTTCATTAGGTACATGTTACCTCCCACCACTAATTCTGTCCACCAAGGCTTAGGCACAACGAGAAAAAACCGCTTTACATTTTTTGTCTCAAATGGGATTTCACCCATCTCCTACAGCGGGTGTTTTGATTATTTCCCTTTCTAAGGGCATCAAacagacacacacacacaaaggGGGAGGATAGTGAAGAGAGGAGAGGGAAACAGAGTACTTTTAGCCGGAGGAATTGAAAATCTGGTAACGAAAAATAACACAGGGGACATGAGGGGGCTAGTTTGAGAGGGACAATTTCTGAAAAAGGTTTTTTTATTGCACTCTAGAAAGGGTATTCTGAAGTTCATCAATACATTTTTATTACTTCTGAGAAGTTGGCATTGCTAGAGAGACACCAGAGCCACCTGGCAAATCCTTCCATTGCTGTGTTATAGTCTTGATCTGTGTGTAAAACTGAACTCCAGCCTTGCCTACAATGCACATCCCAAACAATAAAATGAAATTGAGTACCATTTCCCGAGCAGGACGCGGATACAAATAAAGACTAGAATGAATATCTTTGTTCCTTACCATAGAAATTGAGGTCACCAGCGAAAGAAGCCTTAGATCCGGTAAAAGAGAAGAATGGTAGTGGAACTGGAATAGGAACATTGATCCCAACCTTCAAAAGGAAGCACAAGCAAAATAAAAAACAATTTTATCAGCAAGCGGAAACACAAAAACTTGCTTTATTGCATTATGCAACACCTAAAATGGTATGCCAAATGATACATACATGGATTACAGACAGGCAGAAACAGAGTGAAGCACAATTCTCTATCCAGTAATTCATACGTTTTTAAGTGAGGATTTTATCAccatagttttttttttctttccaaataggTTACCAAGTTTATGCAGCGAAATATCATACCTGGCCTGCCTCAATCTCTGTTTGGAACTTCCTTGCTGCTACACCAGAAGTAGTAAAGATAGCAGCACCATTACCCCACCTGCAAAAGCAGGATGACATTGGTATAGGACGCAAACACACTTCAACGGAACATGAGTTTGAGGGTGGGAGGGAAAGAAAAAAGAACAGGGTACTGGATTTACTTATTCTTGTTAACAATGTTAATGGCCTCGTCTAAGCTGTTGGCCTGAGAGTAGCAAAAAGACAATTCTAGCTTAGTATATCACTTGATAGGTATTGGTAATGCGACATGGAAGAATAGTTAACAACTAACCTGCATGCAAATAAGAACTGGGCCAAAGATCTCCTCCTGCAAAAAAGGCATATATTCTGTGTGTTAATATGCCATAATCTGAAATTTAAGAGGGAGATTGGAGAATGTAGGACGGCTACCTTGTAACATTCCATATCAGGAGTGACATCAGACAAGATTGTGGGACCAACAAAATTGCCTTTTTCATATCCTGGGACCTATTAGGCATCAGGGTGAAACAGTTAAACTTTACTGACCCAGCTCGTGTCATAATGAAGAACAGAAACTGCTATTgatgaaagaaaaaaaaggataaagctatttttttcttttcttgtttgacAACTAAATTTTTTTTCCTGATAAGTAGTAGAAGTAATTTTTTCCCGTTATATTAGGGCATAAAGGGACTGTACTCGACATTTAGCTAACATGCAGTTTAATGCCAAATCTACCTATCCCATCAACTTTGCCATCATTTTTTGGTGACATAGTATAATGCACCTCCTGGCTCCTCGTTGCTTTACCTTGTGAGTTTAGACAGATTTATAACTCAATCACGTCTTTTGCAAGTAAAGCCAAAAGTAGCGCAAGAATAAGATCAATTTTGCCGAACGAATAAAGGGCACTGAAACAGGATTGGATTTGCCAAACATTACTCTGTTTCATTGGCAAGAAGCTCTGTTACTTCTAAAATTATGATGACTCTATGAGAATCGAACTCCAGCAACCATTTGAACTACTAAACTGATTAATTATACCCTGAAATTAAGCGGTTATGACAAATGTCCGATGTGTGTTTCAGATATTCATTTCTCTTACTTTCATCATTTTTAAGTCATTATTTCCTAGAGCCTCTTTATCATTGATCACTCACCCTTTTGCTCGCATCTATATGAAAAAGAACATCTCAATGGAAATTTGGGTGCTGTCAGAAACACAAATAAGAAGACAAACAGGATATAAGCAGATACCACAATATCTCTTCCATCAAGTAATAATCTGGCTCCACTATCAACGCCACTTTGAACCAATCGGCATACTCGTTCTTTAGCCTGTGGTCTCAGAAAAATGAGTAAAAGCAGAAAAAGGTTGATCCAGAATCATAAACGTGGAAATTTGCAAGCAGCTGAAGTCGTTGAGTAACATGTTTGTGCAATCTTAAACCATGCACCCACCTGCTTGCTAATTACTGGACCTAAGTCTGCATCAGGTTCTGTTCCACCACTGACCTTTAGGGCTTTTGCACGTTCCAACAGCTTTTCTTCCCTGCAAGATAAAGTAGTAATACCCTGCCTCAAAGGTCTCAATGGTAACctaaaacataaaagaaaattaGAGTAATAATAAGCAAGGTGAAATGTATTACCAAGGTTTTGAGTCCCCAACAAAGACCACTGTGCTTAATGCCATGCATCTTTGTCCTGCTGCACCAAAACCAGCTGCCACTAGAGCATTTATCGTGGAATCTATGTTTGCATCAGGCATGACGACGCCATGATTTTTGGCTCCCATATTGGACTAAGGTATTTCAATGATTAGTAGTCATGTCTTTAACCTCAATAAGTGAGGGGGTTGGTAATATTGCACTAACCTGAACACGTTTTCCTTTAGCTGAAGCTCTAGCATATATATGCATACCAGCCTGGGATATACCAAACGGTAAACTTGATGATACAAAATAGATGAGAGATCTATTGACAACCAATTTCATTTGAAAGAAACCAGGATTTCATTCATTGATGTGTTAAACTTTAGCATACACTTAACCATCCACCCGGGCCTTTGTGACGTGTCAAAACCTTATTGATGGCGAATGGGTGAAAGCCAAAAGAGGCAGAGACAAATGGGAGAGACTTGACCACCCAAATATAAAGCACAAAAACTAAGCATGAGACAACTACCAAAATATTAAGCGGAAAAGAAAATGTAAAAATCCATGAAGTGAATCTTTAAAGACAAAATATGGAGCATCTAGGGCGTGTTTGGGATGATGGAAAACATTTTTTTAGAAAATAAGTCATTTCCTGGCACCaaaaaccaaaaaatattttcaattaaaAGGGGGGAGGAGagcttggcgtaactggtaaagttgttgtcatgtgaccaggaggtcacgggtccaaaccgtgaaaacagcctcttgcagaaatgcagggtaagggccgcatacaatagacccttgtggtctggcccttccccggaccccgcgcatagcgggagcttagtgcaccgggctgccctttattTTCCATGGGAAAGACAACTTTCGTCGCTCATGTTTTCTGATAGTTCATTTGAAATAGTTTCTGAATTTTAGGGAGTAACAACACCTTTTTGGGTACAGATTCAACTTAAAACACCAAAATTAGAAAACAAAGATAGCTGCAGATCATTACTAGAAAAATGTATGCAGAGACAAGCTATGCTCAactcaaaaaccaaaccaaaaacaataaaataaaataaaaaagaagaagaagaagaagaagaaagaaaacacCCACAAATAATTATAACCAGCTACTGATCCATCACTAGACAACATAACCAAACCAAGCTAAAGAAATTAGAAGATCAAAACCATGCAAATTATAGATTCATTTGGTCTTGGGAACACTGTACTATTTATTATCCTGTATTTAACTACGCATAAGGTACTTAAGAATTATGGCTTAAATAGTCAAAAAATAATGGTACTCACTTGATTTGAGCCAACAAATGATACGGCTCTGATATCGTCATCATCACATATAGCATTCACAATGTCCTGCAAGACAGAGGGGTATCCTGAATACTCATACATACACCATTAAGACACAACTATATCTCACTACTAATACCAGTAAGCCGTGTTGTTAAAACGGTATGGACGGGATGGAATGTGGCCAAGAAAAATGCCTTCCTTGGAAGCATCAATATAATTTTTATTGTGGGATAAAAGGCAGATTCATTACATAGTTTTACGCAATCTTAGGGTGTTGCTTAAAATATAGGGTAGGGTCAGACAGAAACTATACATGTAGTGGACTAAAACAAGGAAGCAGAAAAAACATATCACTAGCAATTATAGGGAAAGACCTACATGAGTTCCATGAACAATATTTAGAACACCATCAGGCAAACCAGCTTCCATTGCCAACTCTGCCAACATCATGGAAGCCCCTGAAACCAAACGGTGAAACAAAAATAAGTCAAATTCAGAAGAGCATAAGTGATACTATTTTAGACGGGtctattattatataaaaatgacTCCAGTCAATTATTTTGggctttctttttatttatttcttggggGGGACAAGTGGGGTATGAGAAGGGTATAGGTTCAATATAAGCTCTTTTATTAAGTTGTAAACCCTTCGCTTTACATAACTGGTGATATACATGTACTTCTTCCCCTAAATGTCGTATGctacaacaacaactcagtaaaatcccacaagtggggtatgagAAGGGTATAGGTTCAATATAAGCTCTTTTATTAAGTTGTAAACCCTTCGCTTTACATAACTGGTGATATACATGTACTTCTTCCCCTAAATGTCGTATGctacaacaacaactcagtaaaatcccacaagtggagtaTGGGAAAGGTATAGTGTACAcacaccttacccctaccccaaggggatagagaggctatttccagtagaccctcggctcaaggagacgaaaaagacaatatatcagtaccatcaacagaAACCATAGAAATAATAACAGCATCATAAGTACTagaaaatagatgaaaagcaATAACAGTAACACGTAAGGCTCGGTACTATGAAAAGTGGAAGAAAAGTATGGACACAACAATAACCACTAGCAGTCTAGAACACAACCCTATCAGACTAGCCTCTCACCCGGTACGAAGTAGAAAAGAGCTCCACTACCTCCTAAcatacaaccctaatgctcgaacTCCACACCTTCCTATAAAGGGTCATGTCTTCGGAAATCTGAAGCCTCACCATGTCCTGCCTGGTcatctctccccaatacttcttgggccgccctctacctcttatCCTACTCgccaaagccaaccgctcacaTCTCCTTACTGGGGCATTCGGgcttctcctccgcacgtgcccgaaccatctgagccttgcttcccgcatcttgtcatccatcGGAGCCACGCTCACCTTTCTCCCGAATAccttcattcttaatcttatccatcct contains:
- the LOC104111545 gene encoding methylmalonate-semialdehyde dehydrogenase [acylating], mitochondrial codes for the protein MMQFSVHRMRKVRSLTPRVFALSNHHFSVARFPNLIGGSFVDSKSSEFIDVINPATQEVVSQIPLTTNGEFKSAVTAAKEAFPSWRNTPITTRQRVMLKFQELIRKNMDKLALNVTTEQGKTLKDAQGDVFRGLEVVEHACGMATLQMGEYMSNVSNGIDTYSIREPLGVCAGICPFNFPAMIPLWMFPVAATCGNTYVLKPSEKDPGASMMLAELAMEAGLPDGVLNIVHGTHDIVNAICDDDDIRAVSFVGSNQAGMHIYARASAKGKRVQSNMGAKNHGVVMPDANIDSTINALVAAGFGAAGQRCMALSTVVFVGDSKPWEEKLLERAKALKVSGGTEPDADLGPVISKQAKERVCRLVQSGVDSGARLLLDGRDIVVPGYEKGNFVGPTILSDVTPDMECYKEEIFGPVLICMQANSLDEAINIVNKNKWGNGAAIFTTSGVAARKFQTEIEAGQVGINVPIPVPLPFFSFTGSKASFAGDLNFYGKAGVQFYTQIKTITQQWKDLPGGSGVSLAMPTSQK
- the LOC104111544 gene encoding uncharacterized protein; the encoded protein is MGLVTVTLQCMDYLAWPILALGYPLYVSIRTIETGSKHDLRKLVTYWIIFSFIHLLAQVFEKLVPLWSYIRLVAIFWLVIPQFDGAFYFYQNIILPCLQVKLLDVNLYTITEWFNEVKKDSIIKKEKFLSVAERSFEENESEPQAKLTASKISKPECNGDGLALGEIEVMECIAKGDAAELNQVGSMVENVVEIEKKAGSAIEVYEATIRASAEVIKLPETCFIQKFQTRWSCAICQVTNSSEQNLQAHLRGKRHRAEAKLWCNFCSLRCSGEIDMIAHLKGRKHLAKLQESFAAANTGAS